From the uncultured Trichococcus sp. genome, one window contains:
- a CDS encoding RluA family pseudouridine synthase — protein MTEKIVFNIDGQTGRIDKVLADFMTGTSRSQIQAWIKDGNLMVNDKAVKSNYKVQDGDLLELTIPEPEQINVTPEDIALDVIYEDEALLVVNKPSGMVVHPSKGHLSGTLVNGLLFHVNALSDGTANIRPGIVHRIDMDTSGLLVVAKTNEAHQKLAEQLENHTMERAYLALVHGVIPHEDGTIDAPIARMMIDRKKRTVADGGKKAVTHFEVIERFRDFTLLKLRLETGRTHQIRVHMKYIGHPVAGDPMYGPAETLSGHGQYLHAATLGFIHPTTGEKMHFEAPLPDFYSEKLGELRKN, from the coding sequence ATGACAGAAAAAATCGTTTTTAATATTGATGGTCAAACCGGCAGGATCGATAAGGTCTTGGCGGATTTCATGACCGGTACGAGCCGTTCGCAAATTCAGGCATGGATCAAAGACGGCAACCTGATGGTGAACGACAAAGCCGTCAAATCGAATTACAAGGTACAGGATGGGGATCTTCTGGAATTGACGATTCCGGAACCGGAACAAATCAATGTAACGCCAGAGGATATTGCATTGGATGTCATCTACGAAGACGAGGCGCTGTTGGTCGTCAACAAGCCGTCAGGGATGGTTGTCCATCCATCCAAAGGGCATCTTTCCGGCACCTTGGTCAATGGCTTGTTGTTCCACGTAAACGCGCTATCCGACGGCACAGCCAATATCCGTCCGGGGATCGTTCACCGCATCGACATGGATACATCCGGGTTATTGGTCGTCGCGAAGACGAACGAAGCGCACCAGAAATTGGCGGAACAGCTGGAGAACCACACGATGGAAAGGGCCTATCTTGCTTTGGTCCATGGCGTGATCCCACATGAAGACGGCACCATCGATGCGCCGATCGCCCGGATGATGATCGACCGCAAGAAACGCACAGTGGCTGACGGCGGCAAAAAGGCAGTGACGCATTTTGAGGTCATCGAGCGTTTCCGTGATTTCACCTTGCTGAAGTTGCGCCTTGAAACCGGCCGGACGCACCAGATCCGCGTGCACATGAAATACATCGGCCATCCGGTGGCTGGAGATCCTATGTACGGACCGGCTGAAACGCTCAGCGGCCATGGCCAATATCTGCATGCGGCCACTTTGGGCTTCATCCACCCGACGACGGGCGAGAAAATGCACTTCGAAGCACCTCTGCCGGATTTCTACAGTGAAAAACTGGGGGAACTGCGCAAAAACTGA
- a CDS encoding mannose/fructose/sorbose PTS transporter subunit IIB, with translation MAMDIRLVRIDDRLIHGQVATVWTKLSKAERIIVISDEVAKDHLRKTLLRQVAPPGVKVNVIPVEKFIEIYFDDTHNKFRAMLLFTNPTDVARIVQSGVQIDSVNIGSMSYSDGKKMITNAVAVDKRDIQAFEYLNYKGIHLDIRKVVADNKVDLMQVLKKEGLV, from the coding sequence GTGGCAATGGATATTCGATTAGTACGAATCGACGATCGTTTGATTCATGGACAGGTGGCAACCGTGTGGACAAAGCTAAGCAAAGCAGAGCGGATTATTGTCATCAGTGATGAGGTGGCGAAGGATCATCTGCGTAAGACGCTCTTGCGTCAGGTCGCTCCACCAGGTGTAAAGGTCAATGTGATTCCGGTAGAAAAGTTTATCGAAATTTACTTTGATGATACACACAATAAATTCCGTGCGATGCTCTTGTTTACGAATCCTACAGATGTCGCACGAATCGTACAAAGTGGCGTTCAAATTGATTCCGTTAACATCGGCAGTATGAGCTATTCGGATGGCAAGAAGATGATCACAAACGCAGTAGCGGTTGATAAACGCGATATCCAGGCTTTTGAGTACTTGAACTATAAAGGCATCCACTTGGATATCCGGAAGGTCGTCGCTGACAATAAAGTAGATCTCATGCAAGTGCTGAAAAAAGAAGGATTAGTGTGA
- a CDS encoding putative glycoside hydrolase, translating into MMTYFKQTLAAASLLFFLSGTTVASASETESSAASDSAAAIPTQEATTSTLTLRQGALLKTPTAKELPKKFFYDSGVEIAYPADGVKGIYVTAYSVGYEEKFNKLVDYVDSNDLNAMVIDIKDDMGVVTADFNSEDSHIQENTEEYIPDIKELMDVMEEKQIYPIARIVTFKDTLLANEQPEMSFTNSNGSVWKASNGESFINPFLKQTWDYAVNVGIEAAKAGFKEIQFDYVRFPEGFEVWGDTLNYDMGEYADLDMTDDQKRVQAITDFTAYAKEKLMPYGVDISVDIFGYTASVVEASGIGQNFPQISENVDVISSMIYPSHWGTDYFGIYKPDLYPYELVAEYIKVENELLATLETPPISRPWLQDFTASYLGSGFYQTYGKAQVDAQVQALYDAGVNEFLLWNALNNYTY; encoded by the coding sequence ATGATGACCTATTTTAAACAGACACTCGCTGCCGCCAGCTTATTGTTTTTCCTGTCAGGCACAACAGTTGCATCGGCCAGCGAAACCGAAAGCTCCGCTGCCAGCGATAGCGCTGCAGCAATCCCAACGCAGGAAGCAACCACAAGCACGCTGACGCTGCGTCAAGGCGCCCTTTTGAAGACCCCTACCGCCAAGGAACTGCCGAAGAAATTCTTCTACGACAGCGGCGTCGAAATCGCCTATCCGGCAGACGGCGTCAAAGGGATTTATGTGACGGCCTACTCGGTCGGCTATGAAGAAAAATTCAACAAACTGGTCGATTACGTCGATTCGAACGACCTGAACGCGATGGTCATCGATATCAAGGATGACATGGGCGTCGTGACAGCGGATTTCAACTCCGAAGATTCGCACATCCAGGAAAATACGGAAGAGTACATTCCCGATATCAAGGAATTGATGGACGTGATGGAAGAAAAACAAATCTATCCGATCGCCCGCATCGTGACATTCAAGGACACCTTATTGGCTAACGAACAACCGGAAATGTCCTTCACCAACAGCAACGGCAGCGTTTGGAAAGCTTCGAACGGCGAATCGTTCATCAACCCATTCCTGAAGCAGACTTGGGACTACGCAGTCAACGTCGGCATCGAAGCCGCCAAAGCCGGTTTCAAGGAAATCCAGTTCGACTATGTGCGTTTCCCGGAAGGTTTTGAAGTCTGGGGCGACACACTGAATTACGACATGGGCGAATACGCGGATCTGGATATGACCGACGACCAAAAGCGCGTGCAAGCCATCACCGACTTCACCGCCTATGCGAAAGAGAAACTGATGCCTTACGGCGTGGACATATCCGTCGACATCTTCGGCTATACCGCCTCTGTCGTCGAAGCATCGGGAATCGGCCAGAACTTCCCGCAGATTTCCGAGAACGTCGATGTCATCTCGTCAATGATCTACCCAAGCCACTGGGGCACCGATTACTTCGGCATCTACAAGCCGGATCTGTACCCGTATGAACTGGTCGCCGAATACATAAAGGTCGAAAATGAGTTGCTTGCAACCCTTGAGACTCCCCCTATCAGCCGACCATGGCTGCAGGACTTCACCGCTTCCTACCTGGGATCCGGGTTCTACCAAACCTACGGCAAAGCGCAAGTCGATGCGCAAGTGCAGGCACTGTATGATGCCGGCGTCAACGAGTTCCTGTTGTGGAATGCGCTGAATAACTATACTTACTAA
- a CDS encoding copper homeostasis protein CutC, which yields MLKEACVENFTNVPGVIERGAKRIELCDNLAVGGTTPSIGVIKTAAEYCSAKDVSIIVILRPRGGDFVYSLMEKAIMMRDLEEVIASHANGIAVGALTAVNELDKPFLEEIAKLASDNGTELAFHMAFDQIPEDKQRDALLWLGKIGFTRILTHGGPTEKTIFDNAAHIAELAKINPDMTIMPGGGITKDNLADLEKVLEFTEVHGTRIV from the coding sequence ATGCTAAAAGAAGCATGTGTAGAAAATTTTACGAACGTCCCGGGAGTCATCGAGCGCGGGGCTAAACGGATTGAATTGTGTGACAACTTGGCAGTAGGGGGAACGACACCAAGCATTGGCGTCATCAAAACTGCAGCGGAGTATTGTTCCGCCAAAGATGTGTCCATTATCGTGATACTGCGGCCACGAGGCGGAGATTTTGTTTATTCTCTCATGGAAAAAGCCATCATGATGCGGGATTTAGAAGAAGTAATAGCCTCGCATGCCAATGGTATAGCGGTAGGAGCTTTAACCGCAGTCAACGAATTGGATAAACCGTTTTTGGAAGAAATCGCCAAGTTAGCCAGCGATAATGGAACCGAACTTGCTTTCCATATGGCATTTGATCAAATACCGGAAGATAAGCAAAGAGATGCATTATTGTGGTTGGGGAAAATTGGTTTTACACGGATTTTGACGCATGGCGGTCCAACCGAAAAAACGATTTTCGATAACGCAGCCCACATTGCCGAACTAGCGAAAATCAATCCGGACATGACGATCATGCCGGGTGGCGGCATTACGAAAGACAATCTTGCAGACCTTGAAAAGGTTTTGGAATTCACCGAAGTACACGGGACACGAATTGTGTAG
- the pyrR gene encoding bifunctional pyr operon transcriptional regulator/uracil phosphoribosyltransferase PyrR, producing MAEEIEIMDAQTMKRALTRITHEILEKNDGTKNLILVGIKTRGIYLAKRIAERIKDFEGIEVPVGELDITLYRDDVHRDTNENPVLHETNIPFSVAGKHVVLVDDVLFTARTIRAGMDAVMDLGRAKRITVAVLIDRGHRELPIKADYVGKNIPTSQAEQISVRLDEVDGIEKVTLIRA from the coding sequence ATGGCAGAAGAAATCGAAATCATGGATGCCCAGACGATGAAACGCGCGCTGACCCGCATCACACATGAGATATTGGAAAAGAACGACGGCACCAAGAACCTGATTTTGGTGGGAATCAAGACGCGCGGCATCTACCTGGCCAAGCGCATCGCAGAACGGATCAAAGATTTTGAAGGCATCGAGGTTCCTGTAGGCGAGTTGGACATCACGCTTTACCGCGATGATGTGCACCGCGACACGAATGAGAATCCGGTGCTGCACGAGACGAACATTCCGTTTTCGGTTGCCGGCAAGCATGTCGTGTTGGTGGATGACGTCCTGTTCACCGCCCGCACGATCCGCGCCGGCATGGATGCGGTGATGGATCTCGGGAGAGCGAAACGCATCACGGTCGCGGTCCTGATCGACAGAGGCCATCGGGAACTGCCGATCAAGGCGGATTACGTCGGCAAGAACATTCCGACATCCCAGGCGGAACAGATTTCCGTCCGTTTGGATGAAGTCGACGGCATCGAAAAAGTTACATTGATCAGAGCGTAA
- a CDS encoding polysaccharide deacetylase family protein, with amino-acid sequence MLRGKKIALVFAGALVLSACADQVKEASETITQIKTKETGIVSQLNELQQLETALQETFDASLASDEELKTFKDGSAAVFSNLEERRTLADSIESALEGLAETKADFVALDEETLPLDQMQAIGETLDLFSENSLAYLAAYRDSLDKEEELLTGFGADDATFETFFAGIEAINLNAEANQANLSPVAENLTTLDAQLVELEAAIAAIGTEGSTEADSAAGAAESSEAAAAEKPAKEAEPVSYEYRINPEISTVQPIAEDGNTQVALLTFDDAPQQPNSYTVEIAETVKSKDANAIFFVMGQFLTVEQAREDIKTVYDMGFEIGNHSYSHPDFHSLSYDEQLEEIKSTNDLIEEITGERPRFLRAPYGQYNEDTIAIAAAEGMTIMNWTYGYDWVEEFMEGTALADVMVNSKYLGDGANLLMHDRPWTNDAIGAIIDGLRAKGIAIVDPNVIESPEREEM; translated from the coding sequence ATGTTGAGAGGTAAGAAGATTGCATTAGTTTTTGCCGGTGCACTGGTATTGTCAGCTTGCGCAGACCAAGTGAAGGAAGCGTCAGAGACAATCACCCAGATCAAAACCAAGGAAACCGGAATTGTTTCCCAATTGAATGAGCTGCAACAATTGGAGACCGCGTTACAGGAAACATTCGATGCATCGTTGGCCAGCGATGAAGAATTAAAAACTTTCAAAGATGGCTCGGCAGCCGTGTTCAGCAACCTTGAAGAACGCCGTACTCTAGCCGATTCGATTGAAAGCGCTTTGGAAGGCTTGGCCGAGACGAAAGCCGACTTCGTTGCCTTGGACGAAGAAACCTTGCCGCTGGATCAGATGCAGGCGATCGGCGAAACACTGGATTTGTTCAGTGAAAATTCATTGGCTTACCTTGCTGCCTATCGGGACAGCTTGGATAAGGAAGAAGAACTCCTGACCGGTTTCGGAGCGGATGATGCCACTTTTGAAACATTCTTTGCGGGCATTGAAGCGATCAACCTGAACGCCGAAGCGAACCAAGCGAACCTCTCCCCCGTCGCTGAAAATTTGACGACTCTGGATGCGCAATTGGTTGAATTGGAAGCTGCCATCGCCGCAATCGGCACGGAAGGCAGCACAGAAGCCGATTCTGCTGCCGGTGCTGCGGAATCCTCGGAGGCCGCAGCTGCTGAAAAGCCAGCAAAAGAAGCTGAACCCGTCAGCTATGAATACCGCATCAATCCGGAGATTTCCACTGTCCAACCGATCGCTGAGGACGGCAACACGCAAGTCGCTTTGCTGACTTTCGACGATGCGCCGCAGCAACCGAACAGCTACACGGTGGAAATTGCCGAGACCGTCAAATCGAAGGATGCCAACGCCATCTTCTTCGTGATGGGACAATTTCTTACCGTGGAGCAAGCGCGCGAAGACATCAAGACCGTCTATGATATGGGCTTCGAAATCGGTAACCATTCCTATTCGCATCCCGATTTCCACTCTCTGAGCTATGACGAACAACTGGAAGAAATCAAATCAACGAACGACCTGATCGAGGAGATCACCGGCGAGCGTCCGCGCTTCCTGCGTGCCCCGTACGGACAGTACAATGAGGACACGATCGCAATCGCCGCAGCAGAAGGCATGACAATCATGAACTGGACCTACGGCTATGACTGGGTGGAAGAATTCATGGAAGGCACTGCTTTGGCCGACGTCATGGTAAACTCGAAGTACTTGGGTGACGGCGCGAACTTGCTGATGCATGATCGCCCCTGGACAAACGACGCGATCGGCGCCATCATTGATGGCCTGCGCGCGAAAGGGATCGCAATCGTGGATCCGAACGTGATCGAATCGCCTGAACGGGAGGAAATGTAA
- the lspA gene encoding signal peptidase II, giving the protein MIIYYILAILLLVLDQWSKLAIVNNFALHEVKEVLPGILSLFYIQNEGAAWGIFEGRMFFFFIITVVVVGAMVYNAHKQGFDKKIVGISYAFLLSGAIGNFIDRMRLGYVVDMFRLDFIDFPIFNVADVCLTIGVILMTIYILFMEEEEEEEKIS; this is encoded by the coding sequence ATGATTATCTATTATATATTGGCCATCTTGCTGTTGGTCCTGGACCAGTGGAGCAAACTTGCCATCGTAAATAATTTTGCATTGCACGAAGTGAAGGAAGTGTTACCGGGCATCTTGTCCTTGTTCTATATCCAGAACGAAGGTGCTGCCTGGGGGATTTTTGAAGGAAGAATGTTCTTTTTCTTCATCATCACAGTAGTTGTCGTGGGTGCGATGGTCTATAATGCACATAAGCAAGGATTCGACAAAAAAATCGTGGGCATCAGTTACGCTTTTCTTTTGAGCGGTGCCATCGGAAATTTCATCGATCGGATGCGTTTGGGGTATGTGGTGGATATGTTCCGCCTGGACTTCATCGATTTTCCGATTTTTAATGTGGCGGATGTCTGTTTGACGATAGGCGTCATCCTGATGACGATCTATATCCTTTTCATGGAAGAGGAAGAGGAAGAAGAAAAAATAAGCTAA
- a CDS encoding DUF956 family protein, protein MVESLNAKVDMVVDGTSYMGLTDYGKIMIGDKAFEFYHHRDPRKFIQIPWEEVDYVLASVMFKGKWIPRFALQTKKDGTYTFSSKNPKDVLRAIRIYVRPDHMVQSLSFFDVLKNAFKHMFKKKAS, encoded by the coding sequence ATGGTTGAATCCCTGAATGCAAAGGTTGATATGGTAGTGGATGGTACTTCTTATATGGGGTTAACGGACTATGGAAAAATTATGATCGGAGATAAAGCGTTTGAATTTTATCATCATCGTGATCCGCGAAAGTTCATTCAAATCCCTTGGGAAGAGGTCGATTATGTCTTGGCATCCGTGATGTTCAAAGGAAAATGGATTCCACGATTTGCGCTTCAAACAAAGAAAGATGGTACGTATACTTTTTCATCAAAAAATCCCAAAGACGTTTTGCGTGCGATCCGCATCTATGTAAGACCCGATCATATGGTTCAATCATTGAGTTTCTTCGATGTTTTGAAGAATGCCTTCAAGCATATGTTCAAAAAGAAAGCATCGTAA
- a CDS encoding dihydroorotate dehydrogenase electron transfer subunit: MSQAMMTVVSQTEIAKDIFELRLKGALVNEMGAPDQFLHIRVPGDELLLRRPISIASIDAEKEECVIIYRTEGKGTTIISQLTVGDELDILGPLGNGYPIDMLAEGQNALLIGGGIGVPPLYELAKQLHAKGINVVSCFGFKNKEEVFYEEEFAAFGKVNIATDDGSYGKQGFVTQYFDELDGFVPDAVFACGPKGLLVAVAKTFDPSLTYLSLEERMACGIGACYGCVCDKKNSTSAYDNYRVCVEGPVFRAEEIVL, encoded by the coding sequence ATGAGTCAAGCTATGATGACAGTCGTCAGTCAGACAGAAATCGCAAAAGATATCTTCGAATTGCGCCTGAAAGGTGCATTAGTGAATGAGATGGGCGCACCGGATCAGTTTTTGCATATCCGTGTCCCAGGGGATGAACTGCTTTTGAGACGCCCCATCAGCATCGCTTCAATCGATGCCGAAAAGGAAGAATGCGTCATTATCTACCGTACCGAAGGAAAAGGCACTACCATCATCAGCCAGCTTACAGTAGGCGATGAATTGGACATCCTGGGGCCGTTGGGCAACGGCTATCCGATCGACATGCTCGCAGAAGGGCAGAATGCTTTGCTGATCGGGGGCGGCATCGGCGTTCCCCCGCTTTATGAATTGGCGAAACAATTGCATGCGAAAGGCATCAATGTTGTCAGCTGCTTCGGTTTCAAAAACAAAGAGGAAGTATTCTATGAGGAAGAATTCGCGGCGTTCGGCAAAGTGAACATCGCCACAGATGACGGCAGCTACGGCAAGCAAGGTTTCGTGACGCAATACTTCGATGAACTGGACGGCTTTGTTCCGGACGCAGTCTTCGCTTGCGGTCCGAAAGGCTTGTTGGTGGCGGTAGCGAAGACATTTGATCCAAGCCTTACCTACCTTTCGTTGGAAGAACGGATGGCTTGCGGTATCGGAGCTTGCTACGGCTGCGTCTGCGACAAGAAAAACAGCACATCCGCTTACGATAATTACAGAGTCTGTGTCGAAGGACCGGTCTTCAGAGCAGAGGAGATAGTACTATGA